gtatagatattgttgtcgtgaagataagatcctggtctgtcggcggtctccctctatgtcacctacagcagcagcagcgcgtcaggcacgattctggtgtgtaaagacacagaaaacgcgaagcagccatcacgcaactgacacgcagcagaaacgcacgCTCATGCCACGCAGCAGTGTGTCACCGgcattagaatcagctgcagcGCGGGATTTGTGCTGAACACGGAGACTtctgccacttaatatgttcgtttggaaacacaaaaatatacCTATGTTCCGTGCACACAATATTGCaatcggtcattcggtacacacgtgcaccataccaaaagccctgtaccgaaacggtccttaatgaataaaagtattagtttatTAGAAATATCTTACCCcagaacttttgaatggtagtttatacATGCATTAAAGTTTGAGAATCTCTCGTTTGCATTCTGAGTTCAGATTGTTCCTCACATAAATACTGGTATTTCCTTGAGGAGACGCACCtctgatccgtgtgtgtgtgtgtgtgtgtgtgtgtgtgtgtgtgtgcagggcctCTCCTGATGTGTGTGCTGTGGTGAAGGGTAAGATCTCTCCGGTGATGTACAGCAGCTTTATGGAGGACAAGCACGCGGCGGCACCCAACCAGACCAGCAGCGAGCGCAGAGTGATCGTCCCTGCAGGTGTTTGTGATGGACTAGTGTTTATCTCACAGCGCTGATGACGAGCAGATTCTGTGTGTAACTTCCTGCTTGTCCTCTGATGCTCACTAACAACATCCTGTTTTTCCCGCTGATGCGGAGGGACAATAGACACGCAGAGCAAGAATGTGCAGCAGGACACGCGTGTGCTAATAATGATCTGACTAGACCTAGTTCAGTCCTTCTGCTTCGGTTCTGTGTTTGAGGAAAGTTCAGTCTGATCTGGCCAGACAGGATGTTGAACTGGAATTAGAGTTtgaatgacaggaagaggaattaCTGCATTACAAAGAATTCACAGAGGCGCTTCATTCGTCCATGCTATGTGTtaaaattacagttacatttgcatttatgaatTTAGTAAAAgattttatctaaagcaaagAACAAAAGTCAGAAGTTTgggaaaataatgattttttatgtttatacaggaggttcttctgctcatcaaggctgcatttatttgattaaaatacaggaaaaaattaatataatgtaatattattatgatgtaaaataacatCTTTCTATTCTAGTAtatattaaagtgtaatgtatttctgtgatactccgctgtattttcagcatcattcctccagtcatcagtgtcacatgatctgcaGAAATCAGAATGATATGATGATTTATCATCAGTGTTTGATCTGTTCTGCTGCTTCAGATTGTTTGGGAACCTGTGATGCgcttcttcaggattctttgatgaataaaaagtttaaaagaagagcattaatttaaaatagatatcttttctaacaatatactctacagttcaaaagtttggggtcagtacatttttattctttctttttttaaagaatttgtaacttttattaagcaaggatgtgttaaattgttagGAAATGATGTCAACGATATATATCGtcagaaaagatttatatttttaataaatgctgttctttttaactttgtattcatcaaagaaaaactATCATAAAAGAATCCTACAATACTGCTATTGCAGTTTCCCAAAAAATATTTGTCagcacaacactgataatattaataataaatcatcatattttcatgatttctgaagatcatgtgacactgaagactggaggaatgatgctgaaaatacagcggagcatcacagaaatacattatatattaaaggatattaaaacagaaaccattattttatattgtaataacattatgCAAGATTACTgtcttttttctctatttttgatcaaataaatgcagccttgatgagcagaagaaacacaCGACACGTCTCGCTGATCCTAACCTCTGAACAGTCGTGTATTTAAACCGTGTGTTGATTAGAGACGTGCATTTGGGAGAAAATCAATGTTTGTGGCCACTTCCTGTAAATGAAGTGTGTAACCTGCTTCAGATCCGAGCCTGTGGTCAGCGGATCACGTTCGTCAGTGGCTGGAGTGGGCCGTGAAGGAGTATGGGCTTCCTGAGGTGGACCTGTCTCTGTTCCACAGCATCGACGGGAAGGAGCTCTGCAAGATGAGCAAAGACCACGTCCAGCGTCTGACCAGCAGCTACACGGCCGACATCCTGCTGTCTCACCTGCACTACCTCAGAGAGAGTGAGTGACACGCGTGTGGATCGCGCTTCAGAActgtctgacctctgacctcacgcTCACACCACTCACTGGACATGCCATAACATGCATTATTAACTCTTTTCccatggtctgtctgaatacttgactctgattggctgcagGTATGCATTATAACGGTTTAATGCACAGGTATTTCCAAGTCAGTTTAATCACCGTTCTATATTCActgatgcatgcacacacacacacacacacacacacacacacacacacacacagcatgcagCTATCTGTCttcatctgtttctctctctgtctcaggatGTTTGTCGAGTTATTTTTCACGTGTCATGACTGTTTTGTTTCTCAGCTCCACTTCCTCACTTGACTTCAGATGATGTTGACAAAGCCTTGCAAAACTCCCCGCGGTTAATGCATGCTCGCAATACAGGTAAGCATCCCTGCGGCCCCCCCTGACCCCGCCCACaccgcttacacacacacacacacacacacaggagcgtCTGAGCGTGTCGGACGCAGGTGTCGCTCACACTGATCTGTGTGTCTCAGGAGGAGCCAGCTTCATCTTCCCAAACGCTCCGGTGTTCCCTCCCGACGGCAGCCGAGGGCCGAGCCGAGCGGAGCTGAGTGTGGACGGCCGGCGCTCGGGATGGACTCAGCCTCCGTCTGCAGCTAAAGGTCAGTGGTGTGGTGTCTGAGAGTGTTACACGGGTCATGCATCTCGCCTCACACCCAATCTGTGTGTTCATTAGTCTCTCAGAGTTCTGCTGGAGTCATGACCAAACCTGAGGAGCACAGAGCCCCGTTGGGTGAGAACATCTTCTCtctttacagtttaatattagATAGTTCTACTCATTTATCGTGTGCATGAACCATCTGAAGTACATCACTGGGACGCTCtctgatgtgtgtttgtgctcttcTCTGTAGATCCGTATCAGATTTTAGGGCCGACGAGCAGCAGACTGGCCAATCCAGGTGAGAGACAAAGATGTCCGCTGTACATTTATTCTTCATGTGTTTTGCATTAGAATTGTATTTATCAGATTAGAGCTGGATGATAATGACTGTGTATATTGTtttatgtgtactgtatgtatgcaaaTAAAGTTGGATATACTGTTAAATATTAGAGGAAGAGCATGTTTGGTGCTCATATATTGAACTTATGTTCGTCAGTCGTCCTGCATCATGTTCATTCTCTTTATTcctaatgatgatgatgatgatgatgatggtggtgcttCAGGTTCGGGTCAGATCCAGCTGTGGCAGTTCCTCCTGGAGCTTCTCTCCGACAGCTCGAACTCGTCCTGCATCACGTGGGAAGGAACCAACGGCGAGTTCAAGATGACGGATCCGGACGAGGTGGCTCGGCGCTGGGGCGAGAGGAAGAGCAAGCCCAACATGAACTACGACAAGCTGAGCCGAGCCCTGCGCTACTACTACGACAAGAACATCATGACCAAAGTGCACGGCAAACGCTACGCCTACAAGTTCGACTTCCACGGCATCGCTCAGGCCCTGCAGCCGCATCCGCCCGAGTCCTCCATCTACAAGTACCCAGCCGAGCTGTCCTACATGAGCTCGTACCCGCAGAAGATGAGCTTCGTGTCTCCACACACTCCGGCCATGAGCGTCTCCTCGCCGGGCTTCTTCAGCGCTCCGGGTCCGTACTGGAGCGCTCCGGCGCCGGGACTCTACAGCGGCCCTCGACACCCCCCCGCACACATGCCCTCGCACCTGGGCTCCTACTACTAGAGTCCACAGACCAATCACACACCGCCATCCAGAAGCTCAGCGGGACCGTGACCGTGGCTGTATAACACATTAGTGAGCTGCTGCATGATCAAGTATATATGTTCACTTCTACCTTAATGTACAAACATATCAGAGAGAGTTCAGGAGGTCTGAGAGGaggggagaggaagaggaagacagGACTGAGGTATGTGAGATGATGAAGAACGACGGCCGTTCACATGAAGGACGATAACTTAGGGCTGCACGATCACTTGCTCAGAAAATATAATCACATATTCAGTATTTCATCAGATTGATTGCATGTAAGCATAAATCAACTTGCTTTCGAACAGACGGGATTTATTATGCTATTATTTCAGCAGGATATATCTCTAGAATATATAACTCAGTAGAGTGACGAACGCCAACTGTTTCTGTGATGTAGAGAGAGCGTGGACAGGGTTGCCAAGttgggaataaattaaattaacaccTGGGTTGCCAAGTTTTGTTTTCGAAGTCTGCGGGTTAAAACGATCTCCCCAGGACACTATTTCAATCAGAAACCACAGAAAACATGATTGGGATAGTTTTGATTATCATTtttgcagacctggcaaccctatAAACCACTGGACAGAAATTGTATTGATTTAAGAGAAACGCTTTGATTGGGGGATTTTAACATATACACTTGAGATCTGGCAACCCATGACACAATTGAATGATATCGGTGTAATCACTTTCAGGGCGATTTTTGTTTCTAGgagatgaatgataaaaacattgacagccaatcagaatccaccgtctttaaagagcttgagcatttaaagcttataataaacagccattatagttatcgttcttatCGTGTGAACAGGCCTCTTGATAAATCTGTCAGGGTTATGACGTTTGTGTGGCTTCGGAGAATGATATTTGCCTTAAAAATGACGAGTCTTTGTAGAAAACTGGAATCTTTCAGAAGTTTTAATGACCTCTAACCTTTAACGACGAGGTGCATTTATATGAACCAGTGCCTTACAGAGAAACAGATTTACCAAAGATAccagtatttgtattattattaattattatgatatGATCCGAGTCGCAAACGCTGTGCGTTTGTTAGATTGAAGTATACAGTTCAGTGTTATAATTCTTttatataatagatatataacTTATGCATTTAAACACTACGAGTTGATCTCAGCCAGCCGAACAGACTTTAATCAGAGACGTAGAGACGGAGCGCAGACGACACACGCGTGATCTCTGTACACTGAACATGTGTGTGTTCGTATGACGCTGGACTGGTGCAGCACACGGCTCTGACCCGCTGAACTCAGATCAGTTCGGCTCGGTCTCGCCCTGATGCTCTGAGATTTCTGACAAAGGGGAGAAAACATATATTTGGATAAATTATATGATTTTCtactgaatcattttaataaactattttcaACAATGCTGTTCTTATTGCTTTGAGTTGAGTTAAGAAACACTCTATTTcgatgttttataaatgttaataaaacctaTTGTGAATTGATGGGGGGGTGTACTCCTGAGCCTCGCATCAGACAGCATAACCTTTCCTCTGTTTATTATAATGTGAGGACCAACTGAAACAGTTTATGAGAAATTTTCTGTTTCAGATTTGAATGGTAATGGAAACACGGCTCCTGTCTGATGATCCTTTATAAACAGACCAGAGACAGTTGCTccaacactcactcactcacacacacacacacacacacacacacactcactcactctctcacacactcactcacacactctctcacacacacacacacacacacacacacactcactcactctcacacacactcactaactcacacactctcacacacactcacacacactctctcacacactcactaacgcacacactcacacactctctgtcacacacacacacacacacactaactctctcttgcgcacacacacacacacacacacacacactgttgtcaTCTGAGCGTCTCTGTTGCCACAACATTCTTGAGCTCTACATCAAGACAATGTATCTTTCAGAGTTTGTTGgatttaaaacacaaatactaTCAATGTGTCATTTATTTCAGGAGAAACATGGATCAAATAGCTTTTGAAACTATTATCACTAAAAcaattttgaaacatttgaaatggattgaaATATCCAGAAAACCCTGGAAACAGAAAATATGAACCGTGAATTGATTGGATGGTGGAAGTGAATAATGATAAGAACAATGGATTGGGGAGGAAGTATTTAATTACTGATtaatcattcacaataaaaccATACACTGTACACTACAGTGAAGACGTttataaagaagtctcttctgctcaacaaggctgcgtttatttgatcaaaaatatagtaaaaacagttaaatattactacaatttaagaTAGCTGTTTTCTCTGTGAAGAGAcagtaaaatgtaattgtttcctgtgatcaaagctgaattattaTCTTAAAAAGGTTTGGGGCCAGAAAGATTTAAAGGGatattcacccaaaaaatgttaattctgtcattaattattcagcttcatatcgttccaaaccaaAGACCTTCATTCACCTTCAGAacacatgaagatatttttgatctaACCCTGCACAGATAGCAAGGGAACggaaacattataaatgatagaattttcatttttgggtgaactaaccctaactaaataaaataaagaaatgaatacttttattcctcaaggatgcattaaattgattgagagcagcagtaaagacatttactacatgacaaaagatttctatttcaaataaacgctgttcttttgaactttattaatccgtgaatcctgaaaaataaaatgtatcacggtttccacaaaaatgtaaatatatattgatcACAGCAATCAGATTCCGTCACTGATGAATCATTCTTAGCAAGACCAGGATCATGGATTAAGTAAATCAGGTCGCTCTGATCTGAAGTGTTTTGACTGTTGAATCATGCTGTATTCCACAGAAGCAGCCAACACTTCAGATCAGATCTGGCTCACAGTCGGGATGCTTCCAGAATGATTTGGGGAGTTTTCCAGCTCATTCTTGACACTGGTCTGGTCTCTTCATTCCCGTCTGTATTCCTCCTCCAGCTGGAGcttctctgtgttgttgtggATGTTTGGCAGCTCGCTGCAGGCCTGCATCTTGTCGAAGAAGCTGAAGTCTGCGGCCAGTTTCCCGCCGGACATGTTGGACAGCACCGGTTTGAACTCGTAGCCCCACAGGATCTCCTGCGGCACGTAGGACGTGCGGCTCTGGCAGGTGGCAGCTGTGGACTCCATGGTGCCGTTGAGGGTCACCAGCAGCTCGAAGTCTTGTTTGGACAGGTTGTCGGCCGTGAGGCTCTTCAGCGGGCTTCGCTCGTCCAGCACGTGGCAGAAGGTGAGCGGCAGCAGCAGGAACGGACACTCGCCGCTGGAGTCCAGCTGGAAGTCCACGCTGCTCTGATGGACGAGGGTCTTCTCACCTTCTTGTGTGACGTGGGTCGACAGCAGTTTCCCCGAGAGCTGACACTGAATCAGGAGGCTGTTCCTCATGTTGGCCACGCGCACCATCAGACACCAGCTCCGGCCTCGCTTGCACACCACCGCTGACCGGCTGAACTTGATGGTTCCCGCGCGCTTCTTGGGTCTCGCCAGCTTGGCCAGAAACGCACCGGTCACGAAGATCTCAGCCAAACCCGTGATGACCAGCTGCACCACCAGCGTCAGGATAGCGAGAGGACACTCCTCGGAGATGTGCCGGAAGCCGTAGCCGATGGTGGTCTGGGTCTCCAGTGAGAACAGGTATGCACCGGTCAGCGAGTCCACATTCATCACGCACGGCGTGTGATTGGACGACGGGTCGGCGTGGAAGTCTCCGTTCCTCAGGCCGATGAGGTAGAAGATGACTCCGAACACGAACCACGTCATGACGAAGGTGGAGGCGAACAGCGTGATCTTATAACGCCACTTTATGTCCACCACCGTGGTCCAGATGTCGTGCAGGAAGAGCTTGACCATCCCTTCCACGTTGTCGATCTTCACATTACTGCGGCCGTCTTTAGACATCACACGCCGCACGTTATCCGTCATGCTGCAGGAAGAGAAGAGATGTGCAGATCATCAACAGGTTTCTTAGAAAGTCTTAACTCCTCCTTCTACATATGACAgcattaaaaagtcttaaatcagagcagaaattCTTAAATTCATGAAGTTGTGACATTAAAAAGTGGACATTATCTCGGGTCGATCACGCCAAAATGCTACTTTTACGTGCCTTACTCACTACTACACTGCTCCGGTCTCCTGCGCACGTCTTTGCAAATAGCTTGTATGTCAAAAAGGCTGGTTAGTTGCACTTAATGTAAACACTGCGTTATTGAAATGGTAGTATGATCCCGCAGAAACTTTAAGAGTTTGTGAAAATATACTGaatatcaaaattatattttgtcaGATCATTAGATGCTACATTAAATCCCTCGGCTCATTCAAACAGCGTTTAAAAAGAAGTGGCGCCATATTTATTAAAGATGAGCTCAGGCATTAAAAAGTagcaaatatatatgtgtgtgtgcactggaccgtttctgttgtgttgtgctaatgtTGTTGTGTTGTGAGATTTCGCTGTGTTGTGCACTACTGGACCTgcttttgtgtcttgttttccagtacaaatatctaaacatccttaaatcaagaatCATTTACTAAAGAAGAGAAATTAAGATAAGaattcttgttttctgagaaatgagAATGAGTTTTGAACTTTGTTTTGAacaatttttcagaaaacaagacttctcaAGACTCAGTAAAcgtgtcttgatttaagaatctttagatGTTTGGActagaaaacaatacaaaatgacAGATCTGCCTTCGATACTTCGATCATAATAATATTCCGGTATCTCGACTGGAAAACCATGTTGTAATTCCTGGCACTGCTCTTAAATGGTTTAAGTTGTATCTAACAGATAGAAATGTTGTTGTTAAACCGGGAGAATATATGTCAACACCAGCTCCACTGCGGAGTCCCTCAAGGGTCTATTTTAGCACcccttttattctcactgtacATACTCTCTTTAGGAGATATGTTTAGGAAACacaatatttagtttcattggtATGCCGATGATACGCAGATTTATCTGCCTCTTCCAAAAGACTGTGGGTCTGGAATGAGTTAGCTTTTGACTGACATGAACTGGATGgcgtttaattttttaaaattaaatgaaaataaaacagagattATGCTTGTTGGTCCAGTTAGTAATCAAACTACCACAAGCTCTATCCGTGGCTGCTTGGCTTAGCTTATTTATTAACCAGGGCTTTTAATTCTCTAGGCCATTAATTATTAGGTGTGTCATAAAGCTGAACAAGCGCTCTAGTAACCAATCAaacttaacaaacaaacaaacatggtgCTAGCAACGCCAAGGTCATGCCTTCGACTCCTCGGGAAAACAAGATCTGATAAAATACACTTTGAATCTaatttagataaaagcgtctaaCGATTgtgtaaatgtgaaataaatgagATCAGCATCAGCTGCATGTCAGAGAATTCAATCACTGTTCTCCTTCAGGTCCTCCTCGTCACATTCAGAGGCTCTTTTCCGCCCGGGGTTCACCTCTCTGTCCTGTGGTCGTTGTTAGTGGAGTTAATCAGCAGTCCTCCAGAGTTGTAGATTTACCGAGCAGCTCACAAGCACACGTTCGTACAGCAGCAGATATATGAATCTGCCTCTGATCTCTTCTGAGACGCAGTGAGAGTTTCTTTCTGCTCTCTGAGTCTCAGGTGTGAAGCTCTTACCTGTAATCTGAAGCTGTGACGAATGCCTCGCTCGTCTGTTGTCCTTGTGTTTGTGTAAGAATGGCACTGAGGAGAGTTAAATGTGAGTGAAACGCTGCACCAGTAGAGCCGGTTCTGTCCTGGACTCCTCCTCCTGCCCGTTACAGTCCGTCAGGTGTTTGCTGTGTTTCTGTCCCGCTCCTGACTGTTGTGAGTCCAAACACACTGCGGCCCTTAAACACACTGATCTTCAGATCATCTGCCTGTGACATAAAGAAACACGCTCACACTCATTCATCCTGCTCAGTCTTTTCttcattattgattttatttcacagaTGAAGATCAGCGTTGAGTGATGTCAGGCTGAGGATAATCTCAGGCGTATCTATCAGCAGAAGCCCAGCAGTAATGAGACAGTGTTTGATTTCTCCACATCTCA
Above is a window of Carassius auratus strain Wakin chromosome 35, ASM336829v1, whole genome shotgun sequence DNA encoding:
- the erg gene encoding transcriptional regulator ERG isoform X2, whose product is MASTIKEALSVVSEDPSLFECSYGAPHSKTDMTASTAGEYGPSKLSPRVHQQDWLAPPPGRITVKLECGVGSRASPDVCAVVKGKISPVMYSSFMEDKHAAAPNQTSSERRVIVPADPSLWSADHVRQWLEWAVKEYGLPEVDLSLFHSIDGKELCKMSKDHVQRLTSSYTADILLSHLHYLRETPLPHLTSDDVDKALQNSPRLMHARNTGGASFIFPNAPVFPPDGSRGPSRAELSVDGRRSGWTQPPSAAKVSQSSAGVMTKPEEHRAPLDPYQILGPTSSRLANPGSGQIQLWQFLLELLSDSSNSSCITWEGTNGEFKMTDPDEVARRWGERKSKPNMNYDKLSRALRYYYDKNIMTKVHGKRYAYKFDFHGIAQALQPHPPESSIYKYPAELSYMSSYPQKMSFVSPHTPAMSVSSPGFFSAPGPYWSAPAPGLYSGPRHPPAHMPSHLGSYY
- the erg gene encoding transcriptional regulator ERG isoform X3 produces the protein MIQTGAEPEPVKHKEALSVVSEDPSLFECSYGAPHSKTDMTASTAGEYGPSKLSPRVHQQDWLAPPPGRITVKLECGVGSRASPDVCAVVKGKISPVMYSSFMEDKHAAAPNQTSSERRVIVPADPSLWSADHVRQWLEWAVKEYGLPEVDLSLFHSIDGKELCKMSKDHVQRLTSSYTADILLSHLHYLRERGASFIFPNAPVFPPDGSRGPSRAELSVDGRRSGWTQPPSAAKVSQSSAGVMTKPEEHRAPLDPYQILGPTSSRLANPGSGQIQLWQFLLELLSDSSNSSCITWEGTNGEFKMTDPDEVARRWGERKSKPNMNYDKLSRALRYYYDKNIMTKVHGKRYAYKFDFHGIAQALQPHPPESSIYKYPAELSYMSSYPQKMSFVSPHTPAMSVSSPGFFSAPGPYWSAPAPGLYSGPRHPPAHMPSHLGSYY
- the erg gene encoding transcriptional regulator ERG isoform X1, which translates into the protein MIQTGAEPEPVKHKEALSVVSEDPSLFECSYGAPHSKTDMTASTAGEYGPSKLSPRVHQQDWLAPPPGRITVKLECGVGSRASPDVCAVVKGKISPVMYSSFMEDKHAAAPNQTSSERRVIVPADPSLWSADHVRQWLEWAVKEYGLPEVDLSLFHSIDGKELCKMSKDHVQRLTSSYTADILLSHLHYLRETPLPHLTSDDVDKALQNSPRLMHARNTGGASFIFPNAPVFPPDGSRGPSRAELSVDGRRSGWTQPPSAAKVSQSSAGVMTKPEEHRAPLDPYQILGPTSSRLANPGSGQIQLWQFLLELLSDSSNSSCITWEGTNGEFKMTDPDEVARRWGERKSKPNMNYDKLSRALRYYYDKNIMTKVHGKRYAYKFDFHGIAQALQPHPPESSIYKYPAELSYMSSYPQKMSFVSPHTPAMSVSSPGFFSAPGPYWSAPAPGLYSGPRHPPAHMPSHLGSYY
- the erg gene encoding transcriptional regulator ERG isoform X5 — translated: MTASTAGEYGPSKLSPRVHQQDWLAPPPGRITVKLECGVGSRASPDVCAVVKGKISPVMYSSFMEDKHAAAPNQTSSERRVIVPADPSLWSADHVRQWLEWAVKEYGLPEVDLSLFHSIDGKELCKMSKDHVQRLTSSYTADILLSHLHYLRETPLPHLTSDDVDKALQNSPRLMHARNTGGASFIFPNAPVFPPDGSRGPSRAELSVDGRRSGWTQPPSAAKVSQSSAGVMTKPEEHRAPLDPYQILGPTSSRLANPGSGQIQLWQFLLELLSDSSNSSCITWEGTNGEFKMTDPDEVARRWGERKSKPNMNYDKLSRALRYYYDKNIMTKVHGKRYAYKFDFHGIAQALQPHPPESSIYKYPAELSYMSSYPQKMSFVSPHTPAMSVSSPGFFSAPGPYWSAPAPGLYSGPRHPPAHMPSHLGSYY
- the erg gene encoding transcriptional regulator ERG isoform X4, with translation MASTIKEALSVVSEDPSLFECSYGAPHSKTDMTASTAGEYGPSKLSPRVHQQDWLAPPPGRITVKLECGVGSRASPDVCAVVKGKISPVMYSSFMEDKHAAAPNQTSSERRVIVPADPSLWSADHVRQWLEWAVKEYGLPEVDLSLFHSIDGKELCKMSKDHVQRLTSSYTADILLSHLHYLRERGASFIFPNAPVFPPDGSRGPSRAELSVDGRRSGWTQPPSAAKVSQSSAGVMTKPEEHRAPLDPYQILGPTSSRLANPGSGQIQLWQFLLELLSDSSNSSCITWEGTNGEFKMTDPDEVARRWGERKSKPNMNYDKLSRALRYYYDKNIMTKVHGKRYAYKFDFHGIAQALQPHPPESSIYKYPAELSYMSSYPQKMSFVSPHTPAMSVSSPGFFSAPGPYWSAPAPGLYSGPRHPPAHMPSHLGSYY
- the kcnj15 gene encoding ATP-sensitive inward rectifier potassium channel 15, coding for MTDNVRRVMSKDGRSNVKIDNVEGMVKLFLHDIWTTVVDIKWRYKITLFASTFVMTWFVFGVIFYLIGLRNGDFHADPSSNHTPCVMNVDSLTGAYLFSLETQTTIGYGFRHISEECPLAILTLVVQLVITGLAEIFVTGAFLAKLARPKKRAGTIKFSRSAVVCKRGRSWCLMVRVANMRNSLLIQCQLSGKLLSTHVTQEGEKTLVHQSSVDFQLDSSGECPFLLLPLTFCHVLDERSPLKSLTADNLSKQDFELLVTLNGTMESTAATCQSRTSYVPQEILWGYEFKPVLSNMSGGKLAADFSFFDKMQACSELPNIHNNTEKLQLEEEYRRE